In Drosophila teissieri strain GT53w chromosome 2R, Prin_Dtei_1.1, whole genome shotgun sequence, the following proteins share a genomic window:
- the LOC122613522 gene encoding uncharacterized protein LOC122613522 isoform X2 codes for MVVCTATMPPETRQVPAMKKEHSELLENPANSEPADPGNKGEVVVEEDREEGEIVDEFELIISSEDEEYKLRARIQQLEENNKDVERMDMLSANLAHQYNYPKPVPRLPSQQQKSPVYILSDVSSQSDDEFEAQRKYRKHKVRRLELGKRHNPTLPSDYRRNPFVRRHKHTSPPPPVTTQRRRQDYHHHQPPNHHQRRHQQHHELDDSLDSDGELGEYDLNDDNEDDEIDLHRLRLSRNKLRVALAREEREEFVSHYKNSLRERLQYRVPKSPSPKQEVSQTEDPAELKLRLIALKSAILKKHLARKKRDAERAYSPTDMINRVHPAISNDDDIDDFMEISPAASPDRVQSPPRYPIDYAVDTKPVDMELAETDSDDQQKEVWNSWSNNWNSIDNAGGSWRCFLPNNLPPVSVPIVIDEDDEVDIHTDDRIRRENMVYDDDEVPPPPPPFHIPQMHLEDEDARDAMHLVDQHSNHSYNSELQTVSMENSQTIMKTFDQSQANSSDDEAGALRAILLSNLRANRPPPPPPRTPHPADSEPNSAPDPDHVSEPIAVPVLSPVPVPVLDSVPSLVPGPVAQLKDESTQDNDSDDPEELRLLLLSSIASKKRTHDPKSKSGLSPEILKNAVKRFQPSDLPIKDEQSQDQQSVLEENNELEVGKEIINEVVAEPIALEIAPINVETLELPQPVAKLKIQARKQTSPSTKIIKIVKPNKVINKKTTTKRKLLGNEGSGLTIKRPTALMIKEPSAPLRGQEVIASSTRLITTVDPASIKVNKLIISLAEESAASDDDLELSSCFAYTNADIASPLSLAMGSLSGSTTRSNTPISEIAETAPNANNNLRRTVINEYFEKKIDDFLKQARSKAPTTNSPEAATEKSSEKPQVEDKPPASATSSKTQTPPKTTPVAVRHLPVASQKEYLRLVERMQMLEQKKVRAVKATAPVAKSKAPTVDKPSSQSKSPPSTANIVKNPAKEVLASTTTSTMTNAKATSTVQKPQVKAADLKSPKTKAKQNQMSKESRLKAFENSFVKIGGSMLVNLDKSLQMVEEAKKSKAIRLRCSHRLKELYAEMQTVRQAVKQEELKLARIQPEIQASHEIIISLKQKRHKLHAAAMDLGRGLRGDDYRLIDEGKAAITTKSTLLTKEIRLYNSIVNYADLKKLTDAEISEPNTVMHKEFKAVNRRTLQPAQPLTDPQIKRHSEAEIEPAIGKQPETGTDPPDAQEKTVEVAVKSSAPYTVSIMRELREEKCDEHLGDNYLSAYQTPMCRNYNSHLDVHATICPFDLMGRCEDADCSYLHLARPDSQNELMPNPLSISYQ; via the exons ATGGTTGTTTGCACAGCCACAATGCCCCCGGAAACACGGCAAGTACCCGCGATGAAGAAAGAGCACTCGGAACTGCTGGAAAACCCCGCAAACTCTGAACCTGCTGACCCTGGCAATAAAGGAGAGGTAGTCGTCGAGGAGGATCGCGAAGAGGGCGAGATTGTAGATGAATTCGAACTGATAATTTCATCCGAGGATGAGGAGTACAAGTTGCGCGCCAGGAtacagcagctggaggagaacaACAAGGATGTGGAGCGCATGGACATGCTATCCGCCAATTTGGCACATCAATACA ATTACCCAAAGCCTGTACCGCGCTTGCCGTCGCAGCAACAAAAGTCGCCCGTTTACATCCTGTCGGATGTGTCCAGCCAGTCCGACGATGAGTTCGAGGCCCAGCGAAAGTATCGCAAGCACAAGGTGCGCCGCCTGGAGCTGGGCAAAAGGCACAATCCTACGTTGCCCAGTGACTATAGGCGAAATCCCTTTGTCAGGCGCCACAAGCACACCTCGCCACCTCCTCCGGTCACCACACAGCGCCGGCGGCAAGACTATCACCATCATCAGCCGCCCAATCACCACCAGCGTcgccaccagcaacatcaCGAGCTTGATGATTCCCTGGACAGCGACGGCGAGCTGGGCGAGTACGACCTAAACGATGACAACGAGGACGACGAGATAGACCTGCACAGGCTTAGACTGAGCCGGAATAAGTTGCGCGTGGCCTTGGCGCGGGAGGAGCGAGAGGAATTTGTAAGTCACTACAAAAACAGTCTGAGGGAGCGACTTCAGTACCGCGTGCCCAAGTCACCTAGCCCAAAGCAGGAGGTGTCGCAAACCGAAGATCCAGCCGAGCTTAAGCTTCGACTTATAGCCCTTAAATCTGCCATACTGAAAAAGCATTTAGCGCGTAAGAAGCGAGACGCAGAGCGGGCTTACTCACCCACTGATATGATCAATCGCGTGCATCCCGCCATTTCCAACGACGACGACATCGATGACTTCATGGAGATCAGTCCAGCAGCATCGCCAGATCGAGTACAAAGTCCGCCGAGATACCCAATAGATTACGCCGTGGACACAAAGCCTGTGGACATGGAACTAGCCGAAACGGACAGCGATGATCAGCAAAAAGAAGTCTGGAATTCGTGGTCAAACAACTGGAACTCCATTGATAACGCAGGCGGCAGTTGGCGTTGCTTCTTGCCCAACAACTTGCCACCCGTTTCGGTGCCCATTGTGATAGACGAAGACGATGAGGTAGATATACATACGGATGATCGGATAAGGAGAGAAAATATGGTTTACGATGACGACGAAGtaccgccgccaccgccgccctTTCACATTCCACAAATGCATCTGGAGGACGAGGACGCCCGGGATGCCATGCACCTAGTCGACCAGCATTCCAATCATAGCTATAACTCGGAGTTGCAGACCGTTTCCATGGAAAACTCGCAGACGATTATGAAGACATTTGACCAATCCCAGGCGAATTCGAGTGACGATGAGGCTGGAGCCTTGCGAGCTATTTTGCTATCCAATTTACGGGCAAATagacctccaccaccacctccaagAACCCCACATCCTGCTGATTCTGAACCCAATTCTGCTCCGGATCCGGACCACGTCTCGGAACCTATTGCAGTCCCTGTGCTCTCTCCTGTACCTGTTCCTGTTCTCGATTCAGTGCCTTCTCTTGTACCTGGTCCCGTGGCTCAACTTAAGGACGAATCAACGCAAGACAATGATTCAGATGATCCGGAAGAGCTGCGTTTATTGCTACTTTCCAGCATAGCAAGCAAAAAGCGAACCCATGACCCAAAATCGAAGTCCGGTTTAAGTCCGGAGATACTCAAGAATGCTGTGAAACGCTTCCAGCCCTCGGATTTGCCCATAAAAGATGAACAGTCTCAGGACCAACAGTCAGTTCTAGAAGAGAATAATGAACTGGAAGTAGGAAaggaaataataaatgaagttGTGGCTGAGCCGATTGCATTGGAAATTGCGCCCATTAACGTGGAGACTTTGGAGCTGCCACAGCCAGTGGCCAAGCTAAAGATCCAGGCACGGAAGCAAACGTCGCCGTCcacaaaaatcataaaaattgtAAAGCCCAACAAAGTGATAAACAAAAAGACAACGACCAAACGGAAATTGCTCGGAAATGAAGGTTCCGGGTTGACCATAAAGCGGCCAACAGCCCTAATGATTAAGGAGCCCAGCGCTCCACTGCGTGGTCAGGAAGTGATCGCATCCAGCACTCGCCTGATCACCACCGTAGATCCAGCCAGCATCAAAGTAAATAAGCTGATCATTAGCTTAGCAGAGGAGTCGGCCGCCAGTGATGATGACCTGGAACTGAGTTCGTGCTTCGCTTATACAAACGCAGACATTGCCAGCCCCTTGAGTTTGGCAATGGGTAGCTTAAGTGGCTCCACCACCAGATCAAATACTCCCATATCCGAGATTGCCGAAACGGCTCCCAATGCCAATAACAATCTCAGACGAACTGTGATCAATGAATACTTTGAGAAGAAGATCGACGATTTTCTAAAGCAAGCTAGATCCAAAGCTCCCACAACTAACTCACCAGAGGCAGCTACAGAAAAGAGTTCTGAGAAACCCCAGGTTGAGGACAAACCTCCAGCAAGTGCTACTTCTTCCAAGACGCAGACGCCGCCAAAGACGACGCCGGTG GCTGTTCGTCATTTGCCAGTGGCATCGCAGAAGGAATACCTCCGTTTGGTCGAGCGCATGCAAATGTTGGAGCAAAAGAAGGTGCGGGCAGTCAAAGCAACTGCTCCTGTGGCCAAAAGTAAAGCACCTACGGTTGACAAGCCATCGTCGCAGAGCAAATCACCGCCAAGCACGGCGAACATTGTAAAGAACCCAGCCAAGGAAGTCCTAGCAAGTACAACGACTTCCACCATGACCAACGCCAAAGCTACCTCAACCGTTCAGAAACCTCAAGTCAAAGCTGCGGATTTAAAAtcaccaaaaacaaaagctaagcAAAATCAGATGTCCAAGGAGAGTCGTTTGAAGGCATTTGAGAATTCGTTTGTTAAGATTGG GGGAAGCATGCTCGTCAATCTGGACAAATCGCTGCAAATGGTGGAAGAAGCCAAGAAGTCAAAGGCAATACGTCTGCGATGCTCACATCGTCTCAAGGAACTTTATGCCGAGATGCAGACCGTGAGGCAGGCGGTAAAACAGGAGGAACTTAAGCTAGCGAGGATTCAGCCCGAGATTCAGGCCAGCCATGAGATCATCATATCACTGAAGCAGAAACGACATAAACTCCATGCGGCGGCTATGGACTTGGGGCGTGGATTAAGGGGCGATGACTACAG GTTAATCGACGAGGGAAAGGCTGCCATCACCACCAAATCAACTCTGCTCACAAAGGAGATACGCTTGTATAATTCTATTGTAAACTACGCTGACCTTAAGAAACTGACTGATGCGGAGATTAGTGAACCAAACACTGTGATGCACAAGGAATTCAAAGCGGTCAACAGGAGGA CTTTACAGCCTGCTCAACCTTTAACGGATCCTCAGATTAAAAGGCATAGTGAAGCAGAGATAGAGCCTGCGATTGGAAAACAACCTGAAACGGGGACTGACCCTCCAGAT GCGCAGGAAAAAACTGTAGAAGTAGCCGTAAAATCTAGCGCACCCTACACGGTTAGCATAATGCGGGAACTGCGCGAGGAGAAGTGCGACGAGCATCTTGGGGACAACTATCTAAGTGCCTATCAAACACCCATGTGCAGGAACTACAATAG CCACCTCGATGTCCACGCCACAATCTGCCCGTTTGATCTGATGGGTCGCTGTGAGGATGCGGACTGCTCCTACCTGCACTTAGCCCGCCCCGACTCCCAAAATGAGCTAATGCCAAACCCTCTCTCAATATCTTACCAATAA
- the LOC122613523 gene encoding uncharacterized protein LOC122613523 codes for MAKKMFSNILMMTLLVLSADARPSAGEVNVDPSEYHGNLSVETVLKVQQCEKDSNTMELCMRCAKVTKSEFVYPMCCGNEDGIKDWCQEYVYFGNE; via the exons ATGGCTAAGAAA ATGTTCAGCAACATATTGATGATGACTCTACTCGTACTCAGTGCCGATGCCCGACCCTCCGCGGGCGAGGTCAACGTGGATCCCAGCGAATACCACGGCAATCTGTCGGTGGAGACGGTGCTGAAGGTGCAACAGTGCGAGAAGGACTCCAATACGATGGAGCTGTGCATGCGGTGCGCCAAGGTGACCAAGTCGGAGTTTGTCTATCCCATGTGCTGCGGCAACGAGGATGGCATCAAGGACTGGTGCCAGGAGTACGTGTACTTCGGCAACGAGTAG
- the LOC122612451 gene encoding charged multivesicular body protein 6-A → MGALFGKTSKKTAPSRITDQDKAVLQLKQQRDRLKQYQKRIETQLENDRLLARKCLQQGRKDRAKLLLRKKKYQESLLTNADKQLENLEKLAADIEFAQVEMKVLDGLKAGNAALKKVHEMLDIDEVERIMDETREGIEKQQEIDAILTDVLTTQDEEDVLAELDALEAEEEQQKGVQLPEVPTEDLPVPAESESVEEPEKTKATSSKPKKVLVEA, encoded by the exons ATGGGAGCTTTGTTTGGAAAAACCAGCAAAAAGACGGCTCCTAGTCGGATCACCGACCAGGACAAGGCGGTGCTG CAATTGAAGCAACAAAGGGATCGGCTCAAGCAGTACCAAAAACGAATCGAGACGCAATTGGAGAATGATCGCCTCCTGGCCAGGAAGTGCCTACAGCAGGGTCGCAAGGA CCGGGCCAAACTGCTGCTGCGCAAGAAGAAGTACCAGGAGAGTCTGCTGACCAATGCCGACAAGCAGCTGGAGAACCTGGAGAAGTTGGCCGCGGACATTGAGTTCGCCCAGGTGGAGATGAAGGTGCTGGACGGCCTGAAGGCGGGCAATGCTGCCCTGAAGAAGGTGCACGAAATGCTGGACATCGACGAAGTGGAGCGAATCATGGACGAGACCCGCGAGGGCATCGAAAAGCAACAGGAAATAGACGCCATACTGACGGATGTGCTGACCAcgcaggacgaggaggacgtGCTGGCCGAACTGGATGCCCTGGAGGCGGAGGAAGAGCAACAGAAGGGTGTCCAGCTGCCAGAGGTGCCCACCGAAGATCTGCCCGTGCCCGCGGAGAGCGAGTCAGTCGAGGAGCCGGAAAAGACCAAAGCAACCAGCAGCAAACCGAAGAAAGTCCTGGTGGAGGCATAG
- the LOC122613250 gene encoding 40S ribosomal protein S16, which yields MQQKRREPVQAVQVFGRKKTATAVAYCKRGNGLLKVNGRPLEQIEPKVLQYKLQEPLLLLGKEKFAGVDIRVRVSGGGHVAQIYAIRQAISKALVAFYQKYVDEASKKEIKDILVQYDRTLLVGDPRRCEPKKFGGPGARARYQKSYR from the exons ATGCAGCAGAAG CGCAGAGAACCCGTGCAGGCTGTCCAGGTCTTCGGACGCAAG AAAACCGCCACCGCCGTCGCTTACTGCAAGCGTGGCAACGGCCTCCTGAAGGTGAACGGTCGTCCTCTGGAGCAGATTGAACCCAAGGTCCTGCAATACAAACTGCAGGAGCCCCTTCTGTTGCTCGGCAAG GAGAAATTCGCCGGCGTGGACATCCGCGTGCGCGTCAGCGGTGGTGGTCATGTAGCCCAGATCTACGCCATCCGCCAGGCCATCTCCAAGGCTCTTGTTGCCTTCTACCAGAAAT ACGTCGATGAGGCCTCCAAGAAGGAGATCAAGGACATTCTGGTGCAGTACGACAGAACCCTGCTGGTCGGCGACCCGCGTCGCTGCGAGCCCAAGAAGTTCGGCGGTCCAGGTGCCCGTGCTCGCTACCAGAAGTCGTACCGTTAA
- the LOC122613522 gene encoding uncharacterized protein LOC122613522 isoform X1, whose translation MVVCTATMPPETRQVPAMKKEHSELLENPANSEPADPGNKGEVVVEEDREEGEIVDEFELIISSEDEEYKLRARIQQLEENNKDVERMDMLSANLAHQYNYPKPVPRLPSQQQKSPVYILSDVSSQSDDEFEAQRKYRKHKVRRLELGKRHNPTLPSDYRRNPFVRRHKHTSPPPPVTTQRRRQDYHHHQPPNHHQRRHQQHHELDDSLDSDGELGEYDLNDDNEDDEIDLHRLRLSRNKLRVALAREEREEFVSHYKNSLRERLQYRVPKSPSPKQEVSQTEDPAELKLRLIALKSAILKKHLARKKRDAERAYSPTDMINRVHPAISNDDDIDDFMEISPAASPDRVQSPPRYPIDYAVDTKPVDMELAETDSDDQQKEVWNSWSNNWNSIDNAGGSWRCFLPNNLPPVSVPIVIDEDDEVDIHTDDRIRRENMVYDDDEVPPPPPPFHIPQMHLEDEDARDAMHLVDQHSNHSYNSELQTVSMENSQTIMKTFDQSQANSSDDEAGALRAILLSNLRANRPPPPPPRTPHPADSEPNSAPDPDHVSEPIAVPVLSPVPVPVLDSVPSLVPGPVAQLKDESTQDNDSDDPEELRLLLLSSIASKKRTHDPKSKSGLSPEILKNAVKRFQPSDLPIKDEQSQDQQSVLEENNELEVGKEIINEVVAEPIALEIAPINVETLELPQPVAKLKIQARKQTSPSTKIIKIVKPNKVINKKTTTKRKLLGNEGSGLTIKRPTALMIKEPSAPLRGQEVIASSTRLITTVDPASIKVNKLIISLAEESAASDDDLELSSCFAYTNADIASPLSLAMGSLSGSTTRSNTPISEIAETAPNANNNLRRTVINEYFEKKIDDFLKQARSKAPTTNSPEAATEKSSEKPQVEDKPPASATSSKTQTPPKTTPVAVRHLPVASQKEYLRLVERMQMLEQKKVRAVKATAPVAKSKAPTVDKPSSQSKSPPSTANIVKNPAKEVLASTTTSTMTNAKATSTVQKPQVKAADLKSPKTKAKQNQMSKESRLKAFENSFVKIGGSMLVNLDKSLQMVEEAKKSKAIRLRCSHRLKELYAEMQTVRQAVKQEELKLARIQPEIQASHEIIISLKQKRHKLHAAAMDLGRGLRGDDYRLIDEGKAAITTKSTLLTKEIRLYNSIVNYADLKKLTDAEISEPNTVMHKEFKAVNRRTLQPAQPLTDPQIKRHSEAEIEPAIGKQPETGTDPPDEQAQEKTVEVAVKSSAPYTVSIMRELREEKCDEHLGDNYLSAYQTPMCRNYNSHLDVHATICPFDLMGRCEDADCSYLHLARPDSQNELMPNPLSISYQ comes from the exons ATGGTTGTTTGCACAGCCACAATGCCCCCGGAAACACGGCAAGTACCCGCGATGAAGAAAGAGCACTCGGAACTGCTGGAAAACCCCGCAAACTCTGAACCTGCTGACCCTGGCAATAAAGGAGAGGTAGTCGTCGAGGAGGATCGCGAAGAGGGCGAGATTGTAGATGAATTCGAACTGATAATTTCATCCGAGGATGAGGAGTACAAGTTGCGCGCCAGGAtacagcagctggaggagaacaACAAGGATGTGGAGCGCATGGACATGCTATCCGCCAATTTGGCACATCAATACA ATTACCCAAAGCCTGTACCGCGCTTGCCGTCGCAGCAACAAAAGTCGCCCGTTTACATCCTGTCGGATGTGTCCAGCCAGTCCGACGATGAGTTCGAGGCCCAGCGAAAGTATCGCAAGCACAAGGTGCGCCGCCTGGAGCTGGGCAAAAGGCACAATCCTACGTTGCCCAGTGACTATAGGCGAAATCCCTTTGTCAGGCGCCACAAGCACACCTCGCCACCTCCTCCGGTCACCACACAGCGCCGGCGGCAAGACTATCACCATCATCAGCCGCCCAATCACCACCAGCGTcgccaccagcaacatcaCGAGCTTGATGATTCCCTGGACAGCGACGGCGAGCTGGGCGAGTACGACCTAAACGATGACAACGAGGACGACGAGATAGACCTGCACAGGCTTAGACTGAGCCGGAATAAGTTGCGCGTGGCCTTGGCGCGGGAGGAGCGAGAGGAATTTGTAAGTCACTACAAAAACAGTCTGAGGGAGCGACTTCAGTACCGCGTGCCCAAGTCACCTAGCCCAAAGCAGGAGGTGTCGCAAACCGAAGATCCAGCCGAGCTTAAGCTTCGACTTATAGCCCTTAAATCTGCCATACTGAAAAAGCATTTAGCGCGTAAGAAGCGAGACGCAGAGCGGGCTTACTCACCCACTGATATGATCAATCGCGTGCATCCCGCCATTTCCAACGACGACGACATCGATGACTTCATGGAGATCAGTCCAGCAGCATCGCCAGATCGAGTACAAAGTCCGCCGAGATACCCAATAGATTACGCCGTGGACACAAAGCCTGTGGACATGGAACTAGCCGAAACGGACAGCGATGATCAGCAAAAAGAAGTCTGGAATTCGTGGTCAAACAACTGGAACTCCATTGATAACGCAGGCGGCAGTTGGCGTTGCTTCTTGCCCAACAACTTGCCACCCGTTTCGGTGCCCATTGTGATAGACGAAGACGATGAGGTAGATATACATACGGATGATCGGATAAGGAGAGAAAATATGGTTTACGATGACGACGAAGtaccgccgccaccgccgccctTTCACATTCCACAAATGCATCTGGAGGACGAGGACGCCCGGGATGCCATGCACCTAGTCGACCAGCATTCCAATCATAGCTATAACTCGGAGTTGCAGACCGTTTCCATGGAAAACTCGCAGACGATTATGAAGACATTTGACCAATCCCAGGCGAATTCGAGTGACGATGAGGCTGGAGCCTTGCGAGCTATTTTGCTATCCAATTTACGGGCAAATagacctccaccaccacctccaagAACCCCACATCCTGCTGATTCTGAACCCAATTCTGCTCCGGATCCGGACCACGTCTCGGAACCTATTGCAGTCCCTGTGCTCTCTCCTGTACCTGTTCCTGTTCTCGATTCAGTGCCTTCTCTTGTACCTGGTCCCGTGGCTCAACTTAAGGACGAATCAACGCAAGACAATGATTCAGATGATCCGGAAGAGCTGCGTTTATTGCTACTTTCCAGCATAGCAAGCAAAAAGCGAACCCATGACCCAAAATCGAAGTCCGGTTTAAGTCCGGAGATACTCAAGAATGCTGTGAAACGCTTCCAGCCCTCGGATTTGCCCATAAAAGATGAACAGTCTCAGGACCAACAGTCAGTTCTAGAAGAGAATAATGAACTGGAAGTAGGAAaggaaataataaatgaagttGTGGCTGAGCCGATTGCATTGGAAATTGCGCCCATTAACGTGGAGACTTTGGAGCTGCCACAGCCAGTGGCCAAGCTAAAGATCCAGGCACGGAAGCAAACGTCGCCGTCcacaaaaatcataaaaattgtAAAGCCCAACAAAGTGATAAACAAAAAGACAACGACCAAACGGAAATTGCTCGGAAATGAAGGTTCCGGGTTGACCATAAAGCGGCCAACAGCCCTAATGATTAAGGAGCCCAGCGCTCCACTGCGTGGTCAGGAAGTGATCGCATCCAGCACTCGCCTGATCACCACCGTAGATCCAGCCAGCATCAAAGTAAATAAGCTGATCATTAGCTTAGCAGAGGAGTCGGCCGCCAGTGATGATGACCTGGAACTGAGTTCGTGCTTCGCTTATACAAACGCAGACATTGCCAGCCCCTTGAGTTTGGCAATGGGTAGCTTAAGTGGCTCCACCACCAGATCAAATACTCCCATATCCGAGATTGCCGAAACGGCTCCCAATGCCAATAACAATCTCAGACGAACTGTGATCAATGAATACTTTGAGAAGAAGATCGACGATTTTCTAAAGCAAGCTAGATCCAAAGCTCCCACAACTAACTCACCAGAGGCAGCTACAGAAAAGAGTTCTGAGAAACCCCAGGTTGAGGACAAACCTCCAGCAAGTGCTACTTCTTCCAAGACGCAGACGCCGCCAAAGACGACGCCGGTG GCTGTTCGTCATTTGCCAGTGGCATCGCAGAAGGAATACCTCCGTTTGGTCGAGCGCATGCAAATGTTGGAGCAAAAGAAGGTGCGGGCAGTCAAAGCAACTGCTCCTGTGGCCAAAAGTAAAGCACCTACGGTTGACAAGCCATCGTCGCAGAGCAAATCACCGCCAAGCACGGCGAACATTGTAAAGAACCCAGCCAAGGAAGTCCTAGCAAGTACAACGACTTCCACCATGACCAACGCCAAAGCTACCTCAACCGTTCAGAAACCTCAAGTCAAAGCTGCGGATTTAAAAtcaccaaaaacaaaagctaagcAAAATCAGATGTCCAAGGAGAGTCGTTTGAAGGCATTTGAGAATTCGTTTGTTAAGATTGG GGGAAGCATGCTCGTCAATCTGGACAAATCGCTGCAAATGGTGGAAGAAGCCAAGAAGTCAAAGGCAATACGTCTGCGATGCTCACATCGTCTCAAGGAACTTTATGCCGAGATGCAGACCGTGAGGCAGGCGGTAAAACAGGAGGAACTTAAGCTAGCGAGGATTCAGCCCGAGATTCAGGCCAGCCATGAGATCATCATATCACTGAAGCAGAAACGACATAAACTCCATGCGGCGGCTATGGACTTGGGGCGTGGATTAAGGGGCGATGACTACAG GTTAATCGACGAGGGAAAGGCTGCCATCACCACCAAATCAACTCTGCTCACAAAGGAGATACGCTTGTATAATTCTATTGTAAACTACGCTGACCTTAAGAAACTGACTGATGCGGAGATTAGTGAACCAAACACTGTGATGCACAAGGAATTCAAAGCGGTCAACAGGAGGA CTTTACAGCCTGCTCAACCTTTAACGGATCCTCAGATTAAAAGGCATAGTGAAGCAGAGATAGAGCCTGCGATTGGAAAACAACCTGAAACGGGGACTGACCCTCCAGAT GAACAGGCGCAGGAAAAAACTGTAGAAGTAGCCGTAAAATCTAGCGCACCCTACACGGTTAGCATAATGCGGGAACTGCGCGAGGAGAAGTGCGACGAGCATCTTGGGGACAACTATCTAAGTGCCTATCAAACACCCATGTGCAGGAACTACAATAG CCACCTCGATGTCCACGCCACAATCTGCCCGTTTGATCTGATGGGTCGCTGTGAGGATGCGGACTGCTCCTACCTGCACTTAGCCCGCCCCGACTCCCAAAATGAGCTAATGCCAAACCCTCTCTCAATATCTTACCAATAA